One Deinococcus cellulosilyticus NBRC 106333 = KACC 11606 DNA segment encodes these proteins:
- a CDS encoding MerR family transcriptional regulator, with translation MVPPPGHPEKSAAAKGGPLKPDLHTPKLSIGKFSQLTRISVRSLRFYDQVGLFRPLYTDPDTGYRYYQPEQFEMAERIRMLRSLELSLEDIRQILASDSPELTKEILEKHRKHIMGQIQTHQRILQQLDQVSLEKQNYPVEQVFLQDRTLIAYSTISGLKDIERYRLEAIEKLSPMSSGPSGSLFAIQKNALDPERMQGLLEHQRVLNPRAFEVTFGMQVQEATGSVRLPLHHAILPGGPYLKTTHNGPYEPLHLAHQAVVKSAQQHGLTFGPICFEHFEVGPWHETDPAMWITHVFYQVEPQTLP, from the coding sequence ATGGTACCACCGCCAGGGCATCCTGAAAAAAGCGCCGCTGCAAAGGGTGGACCTCTGAAACCAGACCTGCACACGCCCAAGCTGTCCATCGGGAAGTTCTCGCAACTGACCCGCATCTCGGTGCGGTCCTTGCGGTTTTATGATCAGGTGGGGCTTTTTCGACCTCTTTACACCGATCCAGACACAGGTTATCGCTACTACCAGCCCGAACAGTTCGAGATGGCCGAACGCATCCGCATGTTGCGTTCCCTGGAGCTTTCTCTGGAGGACATCCGGCAGATTCTGGCCAGTGACAGTCCAGAGCTGACGAAAGAGATTCTGGAAAAGCACCGCAAGCACATCATGGGCCAGATCCAGACCCATCAGCGCATTTTGCAGCAACTGGATCAGGTGTCTCTGGAAAAACAGAATTACCCTGTGGAGCAGGTTTTTTTGCAGGACCGGACCCTGATTGCCTACTCCACCATTTCAGGCCTGAAAGACATCGAGCGTTACCGTCTGGAGGCCATCGAAAAACTCTCACCCATGTCCAGTGGGCCCTCAGGAAGCCTTTTTGCCATTCAGAAAAATGCACTGGACCCCGAGCGCATGCAGGGCCTGCTGGAACACCAGCGGGTCCTCAATCCCAGGGCTTTTGAGGTGACCTTTGGAATGCAGGTGCAGGAAGCCACGGGGTCTGTTCGACTGCCGCTCCATCATGCCATTCTGCCCGGTGGCCCTTACCTGAAAACCACCCACAATGGCCCTTATGAACCCCTGCACCTGGCCCATCAGGCGGTGGTGAAATCTGCCCAGCAACACGGACTGACTTTTGGCCCCATCTGTTTTGAGCATTTCGAGGTGGGCCCCTGGCATGAGACCGATCCGGCCATGTGGATCACCCATGTGTTCTATCAGGTGGAACCCCAAACCCTGCCCTGA
- a CDS encoding carbohydrate ABC transporter permease has protein sequence MKQEKFSATALLFPSLLMALIVLGYPVLELLNTSTHSVNKFFNVGDFVLFQNYVNLFQDEFFRAALLRTLWWTLGVVGGTVLLSFPIAMILNEDFHGQAVARTIILLPWAVSLTIMAVVWRWALNGESGLLNLTLQSLGITSERIQWLAESSTSFPMAILIGILVSIPFTVTVLLGGLSSLPKDVYEAARVDGASGRIMFTHITLPMMKPFVSIAVVLNVIYVFNSFPILWVLTEGGPVNSTDVLVTYLYKATSAKFFGDPGKGAALGIIMLILLLIFSLVYARIAREGDEVRA, from the coding sequence ATGAAACAAGAAAAATTTTCCGCCACGGCCCTGCTCTTCCCGAGTCTGCTGATGGCCCTGATCGTGCTGGGGTACCCGGTGCTGGAACTCCTGAACACCAGCACGCACAGCGTCAACAAGTTTTTCAACGTCGGGGATTTTGTCCTCTTTCAGAACTACGTCAACCTGTTTCAGGATGAGTTTTTCCGTGCGGCCCTGCTGCGCACCCTCTGGTGGACCCTGGGTGTGGTGGGCGGCACGGTGCTGCTGTCTTTTCCCATTGCCATGATTTTGAACGAGGATTTTCACGGTCAGGCCGTGGCCCGCACCATCATCCTGCTGCCCTGGGCGGTGTCCCTGACCATCATGGCAGTGGTGTGGAGGTGGGCTTTAAACGGTGAAAGTGGCCTCCTCAACCTCACCCTGCAGTCTCTGGGCATCACCAGTGAGCGCATCCAGTGGCTTGCAGAATCCAGCACCAGTTTCCCAATGGCAATTCTGATCGGCATTCTGGTGTCCATTCCCTTTACGGTGACTGTGCTGCTCGGGGGTCTGAGTTCACTGCCGAAAGACGTGTATGAAGCGGCCCGGGTGGATGGAGCCTCGGGACGCATCATGTTCACGCACATCACCCTGCCGATGATGAAACCCTTTGTGAGCATTGCGGTGGTGCTGAACGTGATTTACGTGTTCAACAGCTTCCCGATCCTGTGGGTCCTCACCGAGGGGGGTCCGGTGAATTCCACCGATGTGCTGGTGACCTACCTCTACAAAGCCACCAGTGCCAAATTCTTCGGAGATCCGGGCAAGGGTGCAGCCCTGGGCATCATCATGCTGATCCTGCTCCTGATTTTCAGCCTGGTCTATGCACGCATTGCCAGAGAGGGGGATGAAGTCCGTGCTTAA
- a CDS encoding carbohydrate ABC transporter permease, with the protein MKSVLKTPATPSIPQVKSRSNLMQSKAFRSLIYWLILSPIVILTLFPYAVMITTALKPPTEVYSNPPTWFGSHLEWGNFAKVWAQGFGQNMLNSIWVTLAATFLALLVSFPAAYSLSRFNHSRRFTGFFRQFLLVTQMVSPIIITVGIFKVIASLKLIDSFTPLILIYATFNIAFCTWMLQSYFNTIPGELEEAAWIDGCSRFQSFTTIFLPLALPATAIAALFSFIYCWNEFVLAFLVLRTPEHATITMRVFSLVGGRYTVEWEQVMAAAVLATIPMVLMFVFLQRQIIRGLAMGSIK; encoded by the coding sequence ATGAAGTCCGTGCTTAAGACGCCTGCCACCCCATCCATTCCCCAGGTCAAATCCCGGAGCAACCTGATGCAATCCAAAGCGTTTCGCAGCCTGATCTACTGGCTGATCCTCAGTCCCATCGTCATCCTGACCCTGTTTCCCTACGCAGTCATGATCACCACGGCCCTGAAACCCCCCACCGAGGTGTACAGCAACCCGCCCACCTGGTTTGGAAGCCACCTCGAATGGGGGAACTTTGCGAAAGTGTGGGCACAGGGCTTCGGGCAGAACATGCTGAACAGCATCTGGGTGACGCTTGCTGCCACCTTCCTGGCTTTGCTGGTGAGTTTTCCTGCCGCCTACAGCCTGAGCCGTTTCAACCATTCTCGCCGTTTTACGGGATTTTTCAGGCAGTTTCTGCTGGTGACCCAGATGGTCAGTCCGATCATCATCACGGTGGGGATCTTCAAGGTGATTGCCAGCCTGAAACTGATTGACAGCTTCACTCCCCTGATCCTGATTTACGCCACCTTCAACATAGCGTTTTGCACCTGGATGTTGCAGAGCTACTTCAACACCATTCCTGGAGAACTTGAAGAGGCCGCCTGGATTGACGGGTGTTCCAGATTCCAGAGTTTCACCACCATCTTCCTGCCTCTGGCCCTGCCTGCCACAGCCATTGCTGCACTTTTCAGCTTCATCTACTGCTGGAATGAATTCGTGCTGGCCTTCCTCGTTCTGCGCACCCCTGAACATGCCACCATCACCATGCGGGTGTTCAGTCTGGTGGGGGGACGTTACACGGTGGAGTGGGAGCAGGTCATGGCTGCTGCGGTGCTTGCCACCATCCCGATGGTCCTGATGTTCGTGTTTCTGCAGCGGCAGATCATCCGGGGTCTGGCGATGGGGTCCATCAAGTGA
- a CDS encoding FHA domain-containing protein yields the protein MEHDAQKPRNGEHGDGPVNKLPVWLPATLAGAVGGFLGFLLAESTVVHWGDGGRGFELVLSTAALTGVLSVPLAAALVVAENLLGLRGKWNRDLTRILIPALFVGAVAGGMAQVFYAWMLQGQSETNSLIRAVAWTLLGTGIGLLLGFNERSLKKALRGMLGGAIGGFIGGLLFNSFLLISLGEGDTGTVSRGVGFTVLGAAIGLMLQVTQDLLKSAWLLGTTTGPYEGKQYILTKNQVTVGRSDANDVSLYHDKTVPLQVGSLKREGGLWFWEGDPILINGQPSGKKALTSGDRLRFGQNDFVFQEKGARAKSDELEEKYLLHSNDQAYSLPSSFSSVILGRQGDVKLNEQGVQDRHAELQVKNGQLYLLAYGPVTLNDQTVLKGSSEAIKAGDIIRLGQVELAVLKER from the coding sequence GTGGAACATGACGCCCAGAAACCCCGTAATGGAGAGCATGGAGATGGACCTGTGAACAAATTGCCTGTCTGGTTGCCTGCCACCCTTGCTGGGGCAGTGGGAGGTTTTCTGGGATTCCTGCTGGCCGAGTCCACGGTGGTCCACTGGGGGGATGGTGGCCGTGGCTTTGAACTGGTGTTGAGCACCGCTGCCCTGACCGGGGTGCTCTCTGTGCCTCTTGCTGCGGCTCTGGTGGTCGCTGAAAACCTGCTGGGTCTGCGTGGGAAGTGGAACCGCGATCTGACCCGCATCCTGATTCCAGCACTCTTTGTGGGCGCGGTTGCTGGAGGAATGGCGCAAGTGTTTTATGCCTGGATGCTGCAAGGGCAATCCGAGACCAACAGCCTGATCCGGGCGGTTGCCTGGACACTGCTGGGGACAGGGATCGGCCTGCTGCTGGGCTTCAACGAGCGTTCCCTGAAGAAAGCCCTGAGGGGCATGCTGGGTGGAGCCATTGGTGGTTTTATCGGCGGGCTGCTCTTCAACAGTTTTCTCCTGATCTCTCTGGGGGAGGGAGACACTGGAACGGTCTCCCGGGGAGTGGGTTTCACCGTGCTGGGTGCTGCCATTGGGCTCATGTTGCAGGTCACCCAGGATCTGCTGAAAAGTGCCTGGTTGCTGGGCACCACCACCGGGCCTTATGAGGGCAAGCAGTACATCCTGACCAAAAACCAGGTGACGGTGGGCCGTTCGGACGCCAATGATGTGTCCCTGTACCACGACAAAACCGTGCCTCTGCAAGTCGGAAGCCTGAAACGGGAAGGGGGACTCTGGTTCTGGGAGGGAGACCCCATCCTCATCAATGGGCAGCCCTCTGGCAAAAAAGCCCTGACTTCTGGAGACCGCCTGCGTTTTGGGCAGAATGATTTTGTGTTTCAGGAGAAAGGGGCCCGCGCGAAGTCCGATGAACTTGAAGAAAAATACCTGCTGCACAGCAACGATCAGGCCTATTCCCTGCCCTCCTCTTTCAGCTCGGTGATCCTGGGGAGGCAAGGGGATGTGAAGCTGAACGAACAGGGCGTGCAGGACAGGCATGCCGAGTTGCAGGTGAAAAATGGGCAGCTTTACCTGCTGGCTTACGGTCCAGTGACCCTCAATGACCAGACCGTCCTGAAAGGCTCTTCAGAGGCCATCAAGGCAGGAGACATCATCCGACTGGGTCAGGTGGAACTCGCTGTGTTGAAAGAACGCTGA
- a CDS encoding branched-chain amino acid ABC transporter substrate-binding protein, whose protein sequence is MLGMMLGLSALAQSLTPIKIAIVGNHQNNPIHNQVRLGALIALDEYKEKFKKEHKVDLQGLTLQDENNQRKLETALNDSSILGAILNVDSQLLEKVAPNLARDSLTLMTVTGTEDTLTEQKWPNINRIIARDELQSDVVARFAVNTFSPKRAMIINDKSRKGEAYAEELKAALEASNVRVVAYEGLPDNRGVNSVALKANFYQPDVIFYSGDPEIAGELLRTLKSQKIDVPFIGNDTLDSPIFTETAKSDAVGAYFASIAGTPDSFNNAYAFNKAYKEAYGKTATGWAIYGYDTTKVLLAGIEKALNTSKKVPTRAQVMQAVRNGTFSDLITGTLKFTPRGDRASTTLFIMRIGNDLNASVIRKAGGSQK, encoded by the coding sequence ATGCTCGGCATGATGCTGGGCCTGTCCGCACTGGCCCAGTCCCTCACACCCATCAAAATTGCCATTGTGGGCAACCATCAGAACAACCCCATCCACAACCAGGTCCGTCTGGGGGCTTTGATTGCTCTGGACGAGTACAAAGAAAAATTCAAGAAAGAACACAAAGTGGACCTGCAGGGCCTGACCCTGCAGGATGAAAACAACCAGCGCAAACTGGAAACGGCCCTGAATGACTCCTCCATCCTGGGGGCCATCCTCAATGTGGACAGCCAGCTTCTGGAAAAAGTTGCTCCCAACCTTGCCCGGGACAGCCTCACCCTCATGACGGTCACAGGCACAGAGGACACCCTCACCGAACAGAAATGGCCCAACATCAACCGCATCATTGCCAGAGATGAACTGCAGAGCGATGTGGTGGCCCGTTTTGCTGTGAACACCTTCTCCCCAAAGCGGGCCATGATCATCAACGACAAATCCCGCAAAGGCGAGGCCTACGCCGAAGAACTGAAAGCAGCCCTGGAAGCCTCAAACGTGCGGGTCGTGGCTTATGAGGGCCTGCCCGACAACCGGGGGGTAAACAGCGTGGCCCTCAAAGCGAATTTCTATCAGCCAGACGTGATCTTCTACAGTGGCGACCCTGAAATTGCCGGTGAGCTCCTGCGCACCCTGAAATCCCAGAAGATCGACGTTCCTTTCATCGGCAATGACACTCTGGACAGCCCCATCTTCACTGAAACGGCAAAAAGTGATGCAGTTGGGGCCTATTTTGCCTCCATCGCTGGAACCCCGGACAGCTTCAACAATGCCTACGCCTTCAACAAAGCCTACAAAGAGGCTTATGGAAAAACTGCGACTGGCTGGGCCATTTACGGGTACGACACCACCAAAGTCCTTCTGGCAGGCATCGAAAAAGCCCTGAACACCAGCAAGAAAGTCCCCACCCGCGCCCAGGTGATGCAGGCCGTGCGAAACGGCACCTTCAGTGACCTGATCACCGGAACCCTCAAATTCACCCCCAGAGGAGACCGGGCCAGCACCACCCTTTTCATCATGCGGATTGGCAATGACCTGAACGCCTCGGTGATTCGCAAGGCTGGAGGGAGTCAGAAGTAG
- a CDS encoding alpha/beta hydrolase, which yields MKNWLTLALAFCCTASALESHMVKTDEGSSIHLKYYAPEGTPKAAIVLLHSLRANTCEYGNFPEKLAAEGFATIAVDLRIGASNGLCQNLTKASSTDIFDAFVDVETAVRWIQQKTGLKKVILSGSSTSGAMVLDYAGLHPDEVQGVVAYSPVSPDLDLTQEVIKYAPKIAAPVLMIMPENETGFPGQLLPLIGSTRKAMYIPKVGIHGASGLITSGMAEDYQKTTLEFLNSL from the coding sequence ATGAAAAACTGGCTGACTCTTGCCCTGGCCTTTTGCTGCACTGCATCCGCCCTGGAATCCCACATGGTGAAGACCGATGAGGGCAGCAGCATTCACCTGAAGTATTACGCCCCCGAAGGGACCCCAAAAGCAGCCATTGTTCTGCTGCACAGTTTACGTGCGAACACCTGCGAATATGGCAACTTCCCTGAAAAACTGGCAGCAGAGGGTTTTGCCACCATTGCCGTGGACCTGCGCATTGGAGCCAGCAATGGCCTGTGCCAGAACCTCACAAAAGCCAGCAGCACGGACATTTTTGATGCTTTTGTGGATGTGGAAACAGCGGTTCGCTGGATTCAGCAGAAAACAGGACTCAAGAAGGTGATCCTCTCCGGGAGCAGCACTTCTGGAGCCATGGTGCTGGATTATGCCGGACTTCATCCAGATGAGGTGCAGGGAGTGGTCGCCTATTCTCCAGTGAGTCCTGATCTGGACCTCACGCAGGAGGTCATCAAATACGCCCCGAAAATTGCGGCCCCTGTGCTGATGATCATGCCAGAAAACGAAACAGGGTTTCCGGGGCAGTTGCTTCCGCTGATTGGCAGCACCCGCAAGGCCATGTACATTCCAAAAGTGGGCATTCACGGGGCGAGTGGACTCATCACCAGTGGCATGGCCGAGGATTACCAGAAGACCACCCTGGAGTTTCTGAACAGCCTCTGA
- a CDS encoding vWA domain-containing protein, which translates to MLDVTHQLHRDHLLAHTGQQKLFLLLTLKPGPEAIQARPPLAVAFVVDTSGSMRENVTASGKGRNKMDLVIESLRGILMSGMLGAQDRVSLVQFDDRASVVLPMTSSAQRARLMAGIERLDWHTGGTHMGAGMGLAREALEGQEGSVRMVLLTDGQTSDEALVRSETQKFAAKQIPVTTVGVGDEVNTDLLMLMTDQTQGKPIDVVPDTHNPQPPAVRASDLPAVLLGDLRQSLSEVVTRVSLSVKTVKDVVLERVTRVHPTQTEVDIKQQPMSLGNLAGQAGATFILEFTLPVRPPARIRLAQLGITFQVPGAQFTGELPPIDVVAEFTQNEEVAGRLKPEVMRFVQQRNIEGMLSQAIQEAQKNPQQAQKTLQMAREVTERLGSRTMTQALDRALQEIGQSKTLSAGTAKTLRIGSKTQTVKTADVPLTDEEIRRISGT; encoded by the coding sequence ATGCTTGACGTCACCCACCAGTTGCACCGGGACCATCTGCTTGCCCACACCGGGCAGCAGAAGCTTTTTCTGTTGCTGACCCTCAAGCCTGGACCCGAGGCGATTCAGGCGAGGCCCCCTCTTGCTGTGGCTTTTGTGGTGGACACTTCGGGGAGCATGCGGGAAAACGTCACGGCCTCTGGCAAGGGACGCAACAAGATGGATCTGGTGATTGAGTCCCTCAGAGGCATCCTGATGTCAGGAATGCTGGGGGCACAGGACCGGGTTTCCCTGGTGCAGTTTGATGACCGGGCTTCGGTGGTCCTTCCGATGACCAGCAGTGCGCAACGGGCCAGATTGATGGCTGGCATTGAGCGCCTCGACTGGCACACGGGGGGCACCCACATGGGTGCAGGCATGGGCCTTGCCCGTGAAGCGCTGGAGGGGCAAGAGGGCAGTGTGCGGATGGTGCTCCTGACCGATGGGCAGACTTCGGATGAAGCCCTGGTGCGCAGTGAAACCCAGAAATTTGCCGCAAAGCAGATTCCGGTGACCACTGTGGGTGTGGGGGATGAGGTCAACACGGATCTCCTGATGTTGATGACGGACCAGACGCAGGGAAAGCCCATTGATGTGGTCCCGGACACCCACAATCCGCAGCCTCCTGCGGTGAGAGCAAGTGATTTGCCCGCCGTGCTGCTGGGAGACCTGAGGCAGAGCCTCAGTGAGGTGGTGACCCGGGTGAGCCTCAGCGTGAAGACCGTGAAGGATGTGGTGCTGGAGCGGGTCACGCGCGTGCACCCCACCCAGACGGAAGTGGACATCAAGCAGCAACCGATGTCCCTGGGCAATCTGGCAGGACAGGCAGGAGCCACCTTCATTCTGGAATTCACACTGCCTGTGCGGCCTCCTGCCCGAATCCGGTTGGCGCAACTGGGGATCACGTTTCAGGTTCCCGGGGCGCAATTCACTGGAGAACTTCCGCCCATTGATGTGGTTGCCGAATTCACCCAGAACGAGGAGGTTGCTGGACGCCTGAAACCGGAGGTCATGCGCTTCGTGCAGCAGCGCAACATCGAGGGGATGCTGTCGCAGGCCATCCAGGAGGCCCAGAAGAATCCCCAGCAGGCCCAGAAGACCCTGCAGATGGCCCGGGAGGTCACCGAGCGTCTGGGGAGCCGCACCATGACCCAGGCCCTGGACCGTGCCCTGCAGGAAATCGGGCAGAGCAAAACCCTCAGTGCTGGAACCGCCAAGACCTTGAGGATCGGCTCCAAGACCCAGACCGTGAAAACTGCGGATGTGCCTCTGACCGATGAGGAGATCCGCCGCATCAGTGGAACATGA
- the rimO gene encoding 30S ribosomal protein S12 methylthiotransferase RimO: protein MTQGVDIKKVGFISLGCPKALVDSERILTQLRAEGYHIAPTYEEADTVIVNTCGFITPAVEESLSAIGEALDATGKVIVTGCLGERPETIRERHPKVHSITGSQDVEGVMDAIHELIPPDTNPFTSLIPDTGVKLTPKHYAYLKIAEGCNHKCAFCIIPKLRGLQVSRDAGEVLYEAFRLIASGTKEIMVISQDTSAYGVDIRHRESEFQGGQVKAHLIDLATKLGEMGAWVRMHYVYPYPHVDEVVKLMAEGKILPYLDVPLQHASPKVLKAMRRPGAGKQLETIKRWRDICPDLAIRSTFIVGFPGETEEDFQLLLDFLREARLDRVGCFTYSDVQEADATRFAEQVPEEVKQDRLERFMAVQQEISLERMQEKIGRVIEVIIDDYNEEPGQLIGRSKWDAPGIDGSVMCVHGDLAESEAARLIPAGSIKIGDIVRVLVEDADEYDLYGEIIEVVPWKPNVPQLGHFGKH from the coding sequence GTGACGCAGGGTGTTGACATCAAAAAAGTCGGTTTTATCAGTCTCGGTTGCCCCAAGGCCCTTGTGGACAGCGAACGCATTCTCACGCAGCTTCGCGCGGAAGGCTATCACATCGCCCCCACCTACGAGGAGGCTGATACCGTCATCGTGAACACCTGCGGTTTCATCACCCCGGCAGTGGAAGAATCCCTCTCTGCCATTGGAGAGGCTCTGGATGCCACCGGAAAAGTGATCGTGACCGGATGCCTTGGAGAGCGCCCGGAGACCATTCGGGAACGCCACCCCAAGGTGCACTCCATCACCGGGTCCCAGGATGTGGAAGGCGTGATGGACGCCATTCACGAACTGATTCCCCCGGACACCAATCCCTTCACCTCCCTGATTCCAGATACAGGCGTGAAGCTGACCCCCAAGCACTACGCCTACCTGAAAATTGCCGAAGGATGCAACCACAAATGCGCCTTCTGCATCATCCCCAAACTGCGTGGCCTGCAGGTCTCCAGAGACGCCGGAGAGGTGCTCTATGAGGCCTTCCGCCTGATTGCCTCTGGCACCAAAGAGATCATGGTGATCTCCCAGGACACCAGTGCATACGGCGTGGACATCCGCCACCGCGAGTCTGAATTCCAGGGCGGACAGGTGAAAGCCCACCTGATTGACCTCGCCACCAAACTCGGTGAGATGGGGGCATGGGTGCGCATGCACTACGTTTACCCCTACCCCCATGTGGACGAGGTGGTCAAACTGATGGCCGAAGGGAAAATCCTGCCTTACCTGGATGTTCCTTTGCAGCACGCCAGTCCAAAAGTGCTCAAAGCCATGCGTCGCCCCGGTGCAGGCAAGCAACTCGAGACCATCAAACGCTGGCGCGACATCTGCCCCGACCTCGCCATCCGCAGCACCTTCATTGTGGGGTTCCCCGGTGAAACCGAGGAGGATTTCCAGCTGTTGCTCGACTTCCTGCGTGAAGCCAGACTGGACCGCGTGGGCTGCTTCACCTACTCCGATGTTCAGGAAGCAGACGCCACCCGCTTTGCAGAACAGGTCCCCGAGGAAGTCAAACAGGACCGTCTGGAACGCTTCATGGCTGTGCAGCAGGAAATCTCTCTGGAGCGCATGCAGGAAAAGATTGGCCGCGTGATCGAAGTGATCATTGATGATTACAACGAAGAACCCGGTCAGCTGATCGGACGCAGCAAATGGGACGCCCCTGGCATCGACGGCAGTGTGATGTGCGTTCACGGTGACCTCGCAGAATCCGAAGCCGCCCGCCTCATCCCCGCAGGCAGCATCAAGATTGGTGACATCGTGCGCGTGCTGGTGGAAGACGCCGACGAATACGACCTGTACGGCGAGATCATCGAAGTGGTGCCCTGGAAGCCCAACGTGCCCCAGCTTGGACACTTCGGAAAACACTGA
- a CDS encoding ABC transporter substrate-binding protein gives MKASAVKLIALSATLLGTAALATDVKVVIPYYSAATEPFFKKMEAGYEKAHPGVDIKLEIVNWDNLYDKLTTDIAGGTAPDISIIGTRWLTDFVKNDIVEPLDGYMSATVKGGFIDAFLEPGKLQGKIYGLPVAASARAMYYNKDVLAKAGVKNPPRTWTELQSVCKKIVAANIKDTYCFGLQGKEVETDAYWYYALWSYGGDVVSGGKSGVNSAAAVKAANLYKSLITNKYTQPGVTGYSRENVQDLFKQGRLGFVITAPFLIGQIAKEAPKLNYGITAIPKGTKQATYGVTDSIALFKTSRVKKEAFDFMAYVLDARQHIEFTKNEGFLPIAKGEASDPYFTNNAQLKIFTNLLPVAKFAPNIADWEKVADATSRALQSIYLGQKDVKAALNGAASEANQVIK, from the coding sequence ATGAAAGCATCTGCAGTCAAGCTCATTGCCCTCAGCGCCACCCTGCTCGGCACCGCCGCCCTCGCCACCGACGTGAAAGTGGTCATTCCCTACTACAGCGCTGCCACCGAACCCTTCTTCAAGAAAATGGAAGCAGGCTACGAAAAAGCACACCCCGGCGTGGACATCAAACTCGAAATTGTCAACTGGGACAACCTCTACGATAAACTGACCACCGACATTGCCGGGGGCACTGCACCGGACATCTCCATCATCGGGACCCGCTGGCTCACCGATTTCGTGAAAAACGACATCGTGGAACCCCTGGATGGCTACATGAGTGCCACCGTCAAAGGCGGCTTCATTGACGCCTTCCTGGAACCCGGAAAACTGCAGGGCAAGATTTACGGCCTGCCTGTGGCCGCCTCTGCCCGCGCCATGTACTACAACAAAGACGTGCTGGCCAAAGCTGGCGTCAAAAACCCACCCAGGACCTGGACTGAGCTGCAGAGCGTGTGCAAAAAGATCGTTGCTGCCAACATCAAAGACACCTACTGCTTCGGTCTGCAGGGCAAAGAAGTGGAAACCGACGCCTACTGGTACTACGCCCTGTGGTCCTACGGTGGGGATGTGGTGTCCGGAGGCAAGAGCGGCGTGAACTCCGCAGCTGCCGTGAAAGCCGCCAACCTCTACAAGAGCCTGATCACCAACAAGTACACCCAGCCTGGCGTGACCGGATACAGCCGCGAAAACGTGCAGGACCTCTTCAAGCAGGGCCGTCTGGGCTTCGTGATCACTGCCCCCTTCCTGATTGGACAGATTGCCAAGGAAGCCCCCAAGCTGAACTACGGCATCACCGCCATTCCCAAAGGCACCAAACAGGCCACCTATGGGGTGACCGACTCCATCGCCCTTTTCAAGACCTCCAGAGTCAAGAAGGAAGCCTTTGACTTCATGGCCTACGTGCTTGATGCCAGACAACACATCGAATTCACCAAGAACGAGGGCTTCCTGCCCATTGCCAAAGGTGAGGCCAGTGACCCCTACTTCACCAACAACGCCCAGCTGAAGATCTTCACCAACCTGCTGCCCGTCGCCAAATTTGCCCCCAACATTGCTGACTGGGAAAAAGTCGCGGATGCCACCAGCCGGGCGCTGCAGAGCATCTACCTGGGTCAGAAAGATGTGAAGGCTGCGCTGAACGGTGCTGCCAGCGAGGCAAACCAGGTCATCAAGTAA
- a CDS encoding manganese-dependent inorganic pyrophosphatase: MTLPVFGHTNPDTDAITSAIVYASLLSRLGVTAKAYRLGDLNNETSFVLKTAGVEVPDLLEALPEGTEVALVDHNESGQSISGLSGLKVTRVVDHHKLGDLSSKDPLYLRFEPVGCTGTILGKLYREHNLPIEGWEARLMLSAILSDTLHFRSPTTTDTDREMGVYLAQIAGVTDIKAYALEMFAAKSDLGDTPADKLLKLDYKVFPFGGKQYGLGVMETTNPGYALGRKAEILEAMKQEKAAKNLEGVFFSVVDILEETNQTFVLDDAHAEVIKGVFGADTQDNVADLGNRISRKKQIVPAFEKYFG; this comes from the coding sequence ATGACACTGCCTGTTTTTGGACACACCAATCCTGACACCGATGCCATCACCTCTGCCATTGTGTACGCAAGCCTGCTTTCCCGTCTGGGCGTGACTGCAAAAGCCTACCGTCTGGGCGACCTCAACAACGAAACCAGCTTTGTGCTGAAAACCGCTGGCGTCGAGGTTCCTGACCTTCTCGAAGCTCTCCCCGAGGGCACCGAAGTGGCCCTGGTGGACCACAACGAGTCTGGCCAGAGCATCAGTGGTCTGTCCGGCCTGAAAGTCACCCGTGTGGTGGACCACCACAAACTGGGCGACCTGAGCTCCAAAGACCCCCTGTACCTGCGTTTCGAGCCTGTGGGCTGCACCGGAACCATCCTGGGCAAACTGTACCGCGAGCACAACCTGCCCATCGAAGGCTGGGAAGCCAGACTCATGCTCTCTGCCATCCTGAGTGACACCCTGCACTTCAGAAGCCCCACCACCACCGACACCGACCGCGAGATGGGCGTGTACCTGGCCCAGATTGCTGGCGTGACTGACATCAAGGCTTATGCCCTGGAGATGTTCGCTGCCAAGAGTGACCTCGGTGACACCCCTGCCGACAAACTCCTCAAGCTGGATTACAAGGTGTTCCCCTTCGGTGGCAAGCAGTACGGTCTGGGTGTGATGGAAACCACCAACCCTGGTTACGCTCTGGGCCGCAAAGCGGAAATCCTGGAAGCCATGAAGCAGGAAAAAGCGGCCAAAAACCTCGAAGGCGTGTTCTTCTCTGTGGTGGACATCCTCGAAGAAACCAACCAGACCTTTGTGCTTGATGATGCCCACGCAGAAGTGATCAAGGGCGTTTTCGGTGCAGACACCCAGGACAATGTTGCCGACCTCGGGAACCGCATTTCCCGCAAGAAGCAGATTGTGCCTGCCTTTGAAAAATATTTTGGCTGA